One Salvia splendens isolate huo1 chromosome 1, SspV2, whole genome shotgun sequence genomic window, TTTGTTCCACCACAAGGTTTTCGGAGATCAAGATTGTCCGAACGAGCTTCGTAGTGTTGGGGAGAAAATAGTAAAAGGATGTGGAGGACTGCCCCTCTCAATTGTTACTGTGGCAGGGCTTTTATCCAGAATTCCTAGAACTCCCAAGTGGTGGCAGCAAATTGAGGGAAATTATGGGCAGTTGGGATCAATATTATCTATGAGTTACAACCACTTGCCTCCACACTTGAGGAAGTGTTTCTTTTGTATGGCAGCCTTCCCTCAAGATTATGAGATCTGTGCCACTGAACTCATCAAACTTTGGGTTGCTGAGGGCTTTTTGTAACAGCGAAATGAATCTGAAAGCGAAGAAATGGGTGCAGAGGAGTGTTTGGAGGATCTGATCAAGCAAAGTCTAGTTTTGATCACTAGCTGGAAAAGTGATGGCAAAACCAAAAGTTGCAGGCTGCAGAGTATGGCGTGGGACTTTTGTGTGAGGCAGGCCGGGCAAGAGAAGTTCCTTCTTTCTGTCGCGGACTACTTCCCTAATCTTATCTTGAGAAGGCATTTTGTTCCACAAGTCCTCCAAAATCATCACCGCTGAAGTGTTAGTTGGTATGATCTTAATCTTAAAGACTCTATGCATAGATCATGCACCACTTCTATTATATGCATCCAGGAGAGAGGGTATAAACCCAAAGGCTCTGTAGGGAACTTTACCTCACTTAGGATTCTTCACGTTTTATGTAGAAATGATCATTCATATTGGGAGCCAGGTCAAATgtttaaattgatttatttcaCTTACCTTGCTTCCTATATTCCCAATGATATTGTTCTTCCGGCTATAGCAAAGCTTCAGAATCTGcaaactttaattatttatagatCTAATGTTCGTTTGCCTGTGGAGATTTGGAGCCTGAGGCAGTTGAGACATCTTATTGCCTTCTCATTTTGTCCTTTACTCCTTCCCGAAGGAACAACTCTTTCTCTAGAAAACTTACACACACTTTACATGGCAACAAACTTAGCATGTAGTGGAAGGATGGTGAGAATGATCCCAAACATAAAAAAGTTGGGAATATGCTACTCTGAAGAGAAATTTAGTGCATGCTATTCTCTTGAAAATCTTATACATTTGCTTCGACTTGAGAAGTTGAAGTTGGAGGTGCATAGTTCGTTTGTGCCACATCTTGACAATCTTGTTTTTCCTCGATCGCTAATAAAGTTAAAATTCAGTTTCAGATCGGTTTCATGCAATTATATGATGATGGTTGGTTCGTTTCCTAATCTTCAAATGTTGAAACTCAAGAACTATGCCTGCTATGCAGAACAATGGGAAACCATTGAGGGGGAATTTCGTATGTTGACACATCTGGTTATTGATGAATCAAATCTTAAGTGTTGGAGAACTAAATATACCCACTTTCCAAGCCTCCAGTGCTTAAAGCTTCACCGTTGTCCATACTTGGATGAGATTCCAACTGATATTGGAGAGATTCCAACACTTGAACTGATTGAGATTGATGATCGTAACCCATCTCTTGTGCACTCAGCAAAAGTTATACAAAGGAAAGAATTGGAAGCA contains:
- the LOC121792222 gene encoding putative disease resistance RPP13-like protein 3, which translates into the protein MDVATYVSWNIHMIRFLDDEQSWRLFHHKVFGDQDCPNELRSVGEKIVKGCGGLPLSIVTVAGLLSRIPRTPKWWQQIEGNYGQLGSILSMSYNHLPPHLRKCFFCMAAFPQDYEICATELIKLWVAEGFL